The proteins below are encoded in one region of Lactuca sativa cultivar Salinas chromosome 3, Lsat_Salinas_v11, whole genome shotgun sequence:
- the LOC111897684 gene encoding histidine kinase 1: protein MTHKEHYPNYIHHFDQTTQMASAPRRIFNKISSTLTSSRINHSSGRTSPRGNINQEKIRCYSVCVARLAIMAMLAILIGLLTLLTWHFTKVYTRTSLNALAFGLRYELLQRPMLRMWKILNSTVEITTSQVKLSEYVIRKYSKAENQAQQVELYEVMRDVTWALFASHKALNSMSIKYRNGFVQAFHRDLRDKNTYYIYSNLYNYTMVEPYDVNQSLPHQGWNDQTIHGNISAIWYREPLDPDTGRKTGKQKEIPPDELMNIAGISQVPDGAASWHIAVSKFTSSPLLSAALPVLDEGGGSIVAVVGVTTALYSVGQLMKELVELHDGHIYLTSQEGWLLATSNSSTPLLRSSPSGPTLMMAVDSEDEIIKSGAKWVEKAYGGQPPVTRKVHTAAARLGHQRYYIDSFFLNLTRLPMVGVLCIPRKYIMGKVDARAFKTLMILISASVCVLVVGCICIFILTNGVSKEMKLRAELISHYDARRKAEASSNFKSQFLANMSHELRTPMAAVIGLLDILLCDECLTNEQSATITQIRRCSTALLRLLNNILDISKVESGKLVLEEAEFDLGRELEGLVDMFSVQCKNHNVETIIDLSDDMPKVVRGDSGRVVQIFANLISNSIKFTTSGYIIVRGWSENLKSFNENEKFYVDEKALWSAFQKRLKKQGLHEKTCSKNDNTMILYFEVEDTGCGIDPSKWESVFESFEQADPSTTRLHGGTGLGLCIVRSLVNKMGGEIRVVKKNGSGTLMQLYLLLSTPSDTPREIYKPKFSEINLKIMLALNGTMGRTILSQWLLKLGVPIWEANEWNELTHILQQLFNPTNYAQNISSKVDFFLIVIDIGLLNLSTDIWKEQLNFLHKFNKRAKFGWVLNHDTSNTIKIELRRRGYLLMVSGPLYKSKLIQIIETAINETPPLTFFPNGGDKIEVHEEIHDEEKGKNGKKCLEGLRILLAEDTPVLQRVATMMLEQMGAVVVVVGDGAQAVEALDIFIHEVKKGKKSIESTPYDLVLMDCQMPKMDGYEATKAIRRAEMESESHIPIVALTAHAMSSDEAKCLEVGMDAYLTKPIDCKLMVSTILSLTKSRA from the exons ATGACACATAAAGAACACTATCCCAACTACATTCACCACTTCGATCAAACCACACAAATGGCATCAGCCCCAAGACGAATTTTCAACAAAATTTCTTCAACCTTAACTTCTTCGAGAATAAACCACTCATCTGGTAGAACAAGTCCACGTGGCAACATCAATCAAGAAAAAATCCGATGCTACAGTGTCTGTGTAGCCCGCCTTGCCATCATG GCGATGCTAGCGATTCTTATAGGTCTATTAACACTCCTCACGTGGCATTTCACCAAAGTTTACACAAGAACATCATTAAACGCTTTAGCATTTGGCCTTCGATATGAACTTTTACAACGTCCCATGTTACGTATGTGGAAAATCTTGAACTCAACAGTTGAAATAACAACATCCCAAGTCAAGCTTTCTGAATACGTCATAAGAAAATATAGCAAAGCTGAAAACCAAGCACAACAAGTAGAG TTGTATGAAGTTATGAGAGACGTAACGTGGGCCCTATTCGCAAGCCACAAAGCTTTGAATTCCATGTCGATAAAATACAGAAACGGATTcgttcaagcttttcatcgagatCTTAGAGACAAAAACACGTATTACATATACTCAAATCTGTATAATTACACCATGGTTGAACCCTACGATGTAAACCAATCTTTACCTCATCAAGGGTGGAACGATCAAACAATCCACGGGAACATATCAGCAATCTGGTATCGAGAACCACTGGATCCCGACACCGGAAGAAAAACCGGAAAACAGAAGGAAATCCCGCCGGACGAGTTAATGAACATCGCCGGAATCTCTCAGGTACCCGACGGAGCAGCTTCTTGGCATATCGCGGTGAGTAAATTTACAAGTTCACCCTTGCTGTCGGCTGCTTTACCGGTGTTGGACGAGGGCGGAGGGAGTATAGTGGCGGTGGTGGGAGTTACGACGGCGCTGTACAGTGTCGGACAGCTTATGAAGGAGCTGGTGGAGCTTCACGACGGACATATTTACTTAACGTCTCAAGAAGGGTGGTTGCTTGCGACTTCTAATTCTAGTACGCCATTGTTGAGAAGCTCACCGAGTGGGCCCACGCTCATGATGGCGGTGGATTCCGAAGATGAGATTATAAAATCGGGAGCTAAGTGGGTGGAAAAAGCTTACGGCGGACAACCTCCGGTTACCCGGAAAGTTCACACGGCCGCCGCCAGACTCGGCCACCAGAGATACTACATAGATTCTTTTTTCTTGAACTTAACACGACTTCCGATGGTCGGAGTTCTTTGTATTCCGAGGAAGTACATAATGGGGAAGGTGGATGCAAGGGCATTTAAGACATTAATGATATTGATATCGGCGTCTGTTTGTGTACTTGTTGTGGGGTGTATTTGTATTTTTATATTAACTAATGGAGTGTCCAAAGAAATGAAATTAAGGGCAGAGTTAATTAGTCATTATGATGCAAGAAGGAAAGCAGAGGCATCGAGCAATTTTAAGAGCCAGTTTTTAGCGAATATGAG CCATGAGTTGAGAACACCAATGGCGGCTGTCATAGGATTGTTGGACATTCTTCTGTGTGATGAGTGTCTTACAAATGAACAAAGTGCAACGATTACTCAAATTCGTAGATGTTCAACAGCTCTCCTTAGGCTTCTCAATAATATCTTGGATATTAGTAAG GTGGAATCTGGTAAATTGGTGTTGGAAGAAGCCGAGTTTGATTTGGGTCGAGAACTTGAAGGACTTGTAGATATGTTTTCTGTGCAATGCAAGAATCACAATGTGGAAACCATTATAGATCTCTCTG ATGATATGCCGAAAGTGGTTCGAGGAGACTCGGGTAGAGTTGTTCAAATATTTGCAAATCTAATTAGCAACTCAATCAAGTTTACAACAT CAGGATATATTATTGTTCGAGGATGGAGCGAGAATTTgaagtcttttaatgaaaatgAGAAGTTTTATGTTGATGAGAAAGCTTTATGGTCTGCATTTCAAAAAAGGTTAAAAAAACAAGGACTCCATGAGAAAACATGTTCAAAGAATGATAACACAATGATTCTTTATTTTGAAGTTgaagatactggttgtg GAATTGATCCAAGCAAATGGGAGTCGGTTTTTGAAAGCTTTGAACAAGCCGATCCATCAACAACTAGATT GCATGGTGGAACGGGTCTTGGGTTATGCATAGTTCGATCCCTT GTTAACAAAATGGGTGGAGAAATAAGAGTAGTGAAGAAGAATGGATCAGGGACTCTAATGCAACTATATCTTTTACTCAGTACTCCTTCAGATACACCAAGAGAAATCTACAAACCTAAATTTTCAGAAATTAACTTGAAG ATAATGCTTGCACTCAATGGAACAATGGGTCGAACAATTCTTTCCCAGTGGCTACTTAAACTTGGAGTTCCCATATGGGAAGCAAACGAGTGGAATGAACTTACACACATACTTCAACAACTCTTTAACCCCACAAATTATGCCCAAAACATAAGTTCAAAAGTTGACTTTTTCCTCATAGTCATTGACATTGGACTACTTAACCTAAGCACAGACATATGGAAAGAACAACTCAATTTTTTACATAAATTCAACAAAAGGGCAAAATTCGGTTGGGTTCTCAACCATGATACTTCTAATACAATCAAGATTGAACTTAGAAGAAGAGGGTATTTGTTAATGGTAAGTGGACCATTATACAAGTCAAAATTGATTCAAATAATTGAAACCGCTATAAACGAGACACCTCCATTGACATTCTTTCCAAATGGTGGAGACAAAATCGAAGTTCATGAAGAGATTCATGACGAAGAGAAGGGCAAAAATGGAAAAAAGTGTCTTGAAGGGTTACGGATTTTATTGGCTGAAGATACACCAGTTCTTCAGAGAGTCGCAACTATGATGCTTGAGCAAATGGGTGCTGTAGTTGTGGTTGTGGGAGATGGGGCCCAGGCAGTTGAAGCTCTTGACATTTTTATCCATGAAGTGAAGAAGGGGAAGAAATCTATTGAATCTACACCTTATGATTTGGTTCTCATGGATTGTCAG ATGCCGAAGATGGATGGGTATGAAGCAACGAAAGCGATTCGAAGAGCGGAAATGGAATCGGAATCGCACATTCCGATTGTGGCATTGACAGCACATGCGATGTCATCTGATGAAGCTAAATGCTTGGAAGTGGGAATGGATGCGTATCTTACAAAGCCTATAGACTGCAAGCTTATGGTTTCCACCATTTTGTCATTAACCAAATCTAGGGCTTAA